From Fibrobacter sp. UWEL, a single genomic window includes:
- a CDS encoding carbohydrate-binding protein, protein MRKISKALLIGSALLSMNGLAFAAPKQMENLTRGLVASNVGKGMLVSWRLLGTDDPATEFNLYRDGDKIASIKGTEGTNYLDKDGKASSKYQVSAVIGGKEGAKAGLSVVLDKTVANTGNSFPYKTIKLEVPAKQTMPDGSTCTYTPNDMSAADLDGDGELELILKWDPSNAHDNSQSGYTGTVFIDAYKLDGTRMWRIDLGKNIRAGAHYTQFQVYDYDGDGKAEMIVKTADGTIDGTGKAIGDKSKDYRNSGGTVLDGPEYLTVFRGADGAAITSIDFVPSRNINQHVKGVDKKGYWGDNYGNRCERYIAATAYLDGIHPSAIFIRGYYSSSYVVAYDFDGKTLKQRWYHKSEDPGAGLYAQGNHNIVTGDIDGDGYDEIVFGGAALNHDGTLRYSTQLGHGDAGHLSDLDPDLPGLEFFDVHEHTDAKYTDEVRGPDGKIIWGTPQPNPGVDNGRGMAADIDSTHRGFEVWSSKSGGMHDIKGKSMGSPAVSTNFRIYFDGDLQDELLDGAYVTKFNSSAGKSEVYFDGPTALGATGCNGTKNTPSLVADLFGDWREELVVRNANDPTVLYIVSTPVTSPYRVYTLMHDAVYRTAIAWQNTAYNQPPHLGYYLPDAVKKLAAPEIQIVGDPIVSVPDPTEDYPVIKDGKSSMEICKPVEGKGFACETNNAGYEQDGFYNFDNSMGSYGVWEIFSPQDVKTTLTIRFANGGTANRNMTLYINDKSAGTVEFAATGWTTYKDVTVNVALKAGKNTLKLVSASSDGGPNVDTFTFGMDGIELYNNQKLPELGKDTIPDGISIAGVPGVNAYNPNTGVLRSNRSGSAQVVVYDMRGHVVGSVYTHVNEGLNMVVIDREMLPQGKYFVKVDVDGVMVSKGTFLNK, encoded by the coding sequence ATGCGTAAAATTTCTAAGGCATTACTGATTGGGTCTGCTCTTTTGAGCATGAATGGCTTGGCTTTTGCTGCTCCGAAGCAGATGGAAAATCTGACTCGAGGTCTAGTTGCCTCTAACGTAGGGAAGGGAATGCTGGTGAGCTGGCGTTTGCTGGGTACCGACGACCCGGCTACGGAATTCAACCTTTACCGCGATGGCGATAAAATTGCCTCTATCAAGGGAACCGAGGGTACCAACTATTTGGATAAGGATGGCAAGGCCTCTTCCAAATATCAGGTTTCCGCTGTAATTGGTGGCAAGGAAGGCGCAAAGGCCGGACTTTCCGTTGTATTGGACAAGACTGTTGCAAATACCGGAAATTCCTTCCCGTACAAGACTATCAAGCTTGAAGTTCCTGCGAAGCAGACCATGCCGGACGGCTCTACCTGCACTTATACGCCTAACGATATGAGCGCCGCCGATCTCGATGGGGATGGCGAACTGGAACTGATCCTGAAGTGGGATCCGTCCAACGCTCACGACAACTCCCAGTCAGGTTATACGGGTACCGTATTTATTGACGCCTACAAGCTGGATGGCACCCGTATGTGGCGCATTGACTTGGGCAAGAATATCCGTGCCGGTGCTCACTATACCCAGTTCCAGGTTTATGACTACGATGGTGACGGCAAGGCCGAAATGATCGTGAAGACCGCCGACGGTACTATTGATGGTACGGGCAAGGCTATTGGTGACAAGTCCAAGGATTACCGCAATTCTGGTGGAACAGTTCTTGACGGTCCCGAATACCTGACCGTTTTCCGTGGTGCTGATGGTGCTGCGATTACTTCCATTGACTTTGTTCCCAGCCGTAATATCAATCAGCATGTAAAGGGTGTTGATAAGAAGGGCTATTGGGGCGATAACTATGGTAACCGCTGCGAACGCTATATTGCTGCAACTGCCTACTTGGATGGTATCCATCCAAGTGCAATCTTTATTCGTGGCTACTATTCCTCCTCTTACGTTGTTGCCTATGATTTTGATGGCAAGACTCTGAAGCAGCGTTGGTACCATAAGTCCGAAGATCCGGGTGCAGGTCTTTATGCTCAGGGCAACCATAACATTGTAACTGGTGATATTGATGGCGATGGCTATGATGAAATCGTGTTTGGCGGTGCTGCGTTAAACCATGACGGTACTCTTCGTTATTCTACTCAGTTGGGCCATGGGGATGCAGGTCATTTGTCTGACTTGGATCCGGATCTTCCGGGCCTGGAATTTTTCGATGTGCATGAGCATACCGATGCCAAGTATACCGATGAAGTTCGTGGCCCCGATGGAAAAATTATTTGGGGTACGCCGCAGCCCAATCCTGGTGTAGACAATGGCCGTGGTATGGCTGCTGACATTGATTCTACGCATCGTGGTTTTGAAGTTTGGTCCAGCAAGAGTGGCGGCATGCACGATATCAAGGGCAAGTCCATGGGCTCTCCGGCGGTTTCCACCAACTTCCGTATATACTTTGACGGGGACCTTCAGGATGAACTTTTGGATGGCGCCTATGTGACCAAGTTCAATTCTTCTGCGGGTAAGTCTGAGGTTTATTTCGATGGTCCTACCGCACTTGGCGCAACCGGTTGTAACGGCACCAAGAATACTCCGAGCCTTGTTGCAGATCTCTTCGGCGACTGGCGCGAAGAACTGGTGGTTCGTAATGCAAACGATCCGACCGTACTTTACATTGTGTCTACTCCGGTAACTTCTCCCTATCGCGTCTATACCTTGATGCATGATGCTGTTTACCGTACTGCAATCGCATGGCAGAACACTGCTTACAACCAGCCGCCGCACCTCGGTTACTACCTGCCGGATGCTGTGAAGAAATTGGCCGCTCCCGAAATCCAGATTGTGGGGGATCCTATTGTTTCCGTTCCGGATCCTACTGAAGATTATCCCGTCATTAAGGATGGTAAGTCTTCTATGGAAATCTGCAAGCCTGTTGAAGGTAAAGGCTTTGCCTGCGAAACGAACAATGCTGGCTATGAACAGGATGGTTTCTACAATTTTGACAATAGCATGGGTAGCTACGGTGTGTGGGAAATCTTCTCTCCCCAGGATGTGAAGACTACTCTGACGATTCGCTTCGCCAACGGCGGAACTGCAAACCGCAACATGACTCTGTACATAAATGACAAGTCTGCAGGTACGGTGGAATTCGCTGCTACCGGCTGGACCACTTACAAGGATGTGACTGTAAATGTTGCTCTTAAGGCCGGTAAGAATACTCTAAAATTGGTTTCTGCATCTTCTGATGGTGGCCCCAATGTGGATACCTTTACTTTTGGTATGGACGGCATTGAACTCTATAATAACCAGAAACTTCCTGAACTGGGTAAGGATACCATTCCTGATGGAATTTCCATTGCAGGCGTTCCCGGAGTAAATGCA
- a CDS encoding ATP-binding protein codes for MIPELVSSVFAVFLLVLLIRVLYRVWPNRKDSPSQGIYANFVLAALILEAETIPDLLLLCGIFQLNKIAASIFYTTEFTLIALVAYQWFKYFVTIQNEKKVFTRKWNILFAIPTIIVFIAAASSYWTNALFITEFTDGQYYYLNGTLPWIQYIPYIYILAGMGLIFKQAVKDNREKTRKNLWFIFTFTFPCAIAVAFQALAGIDYGFTQAGICLAVYLSYVELYIEEIKEAKRLKDIDEINAKLKDANQAKTRFLFNMSHDIRTPMNAIIGYTSLISKNMSHPEKCLDYISKIDKSSQYLLSLINNVLEMASIESGAIVNDTRICNIYAIKQSLESIFGEQMKQKGLEFNVNVDIQHTNIIIDEVKVRSILLNLISNAYRYTLPGGTIVVTVREFHSEKPDCGMYQVIISDTGVGISKEFRSHLFDEFSREKNSSGNKIAGAGLGMSIVKNYVEQLGATISVDSEVGEGTTFTITHPAIPLAQSDEQAAPVETSNVIPRFEGKKVLLVEDNDLNAEIAYEILKGMGIQVDRAEDGIQCIHKMSQSEEGYYDLILMDIQMPNLNGYEATRAIRTTMTGKKADIPILAMTANAFKEDRLESLKAGMNGHLAKPINVIELTQELSRILG; via the coding sequence ATGATACCCGAACTCGTATCGTCAGTATTTGCCGTATTTCTTCTAGTCCTTCTTATAAGGGTCCTTTACCGCGTATGGCCCAATCGAAAGGATTCCCCCTCCCAAGGGATATACGCAAACTTTGTACTTGCGGCACTCATTCTGGAAGCAGAAACAATTCCCGACTTATTACTTCTATGCGGGATTTTCCAATTAAATAAGATTGCCGCCTCCATTTTCTATACGACAGAATTTACTCTTATCGCCTTGGTCGCATACCAGTGGTTCAAATATTTCGTCACCATCCAAAACGAAAAAAAAGTTTTCACCCGAAAATGGAACATCCTTTTTGCGATTCCGACAATTATCGTCTTCATCGCAGCAGCTTCCTCCTACTGGACTAACGCCCTGTTTATAACAGAGTTCACCGATGGCCAATACTATTACCTGAACGGAACCCTACCTTGGATCCAGTACATCCCCTACATTTACATACTTGCAGGAATGGGGCTCATCTTTAAGCAAGCGGTAAAGGACAACCGGGAAAAAACAAGAAAAAATTTATGGTTCATATTCACATTTACATTTCCTTGCGCTATTGCAGTGGCCTTCCAGGCTTTAGCGGGAATTGACTACGGTTTTACACAAGCGGGAATTTGTCTTGCAGTGTACCTGTCCTACGTGGAATTATACATCGAAGAGATCAAGGAAGCGAAACGTCTAAAAGATATAGACGAAATCAACGCCAAACTGAAAGACGCGAATCAGGCCAAGACAAGATTCCTCTTTAACATGAGCCACGACATTCGCACTCCCATGAATGCCATTATCGGCTACACAAGCCTTATAAGCAAAAATATGAGTCATCCGGAAAAATGCCTGGACTACATTTCCAAAATTGACAAGTCCAGCCAGTACTTGCTCTCCCTCATCAACAATGTTCTGGAAATGGCAAGCATCGAAAGCGGGGCCATCGTGAATGACACTCGCATTTGCAACATCTACGCCATCAAGCAATCTCTGGAATCCATTTTTGGCGAACAGATGAAACAGAAAGGACTAGAATTCAACGTCAATGTGGACATCCAACATACAAACATCATTATCGACGAAGTCAAAGTCCGAAGCATTTTGCTGAACCTTATTTCCAACGCCTATAGGTACACCTTACCTGGAGGCACGATCGTCGTCACAGTTCGAGAATTCCACTCCGAAAAACCCGATTGCGGAATGTACCAGGTGATTATCTCCGACACAGGCGTTGGTATTTCCAAGGAATTCCGATCACATCTGTTTGACGAGTTCTCCAGAGAGAAAAATTCTTCTGGTAACAAGATCGCAGGAGCAGGTCTCGGCATGTCCATCGTCAAGAATTATGTGGAACAGCTGGGCGCAACTATATCCGTAGACAGCGAAGTCGGGGAAGGCACGACCTTTACCATCACCCATCCCGCAATTCCTCTCGCACAAAGCGATGAACAGGCAGCCCCAGTCGAAACATCCAACGTCATCCCCCGCTTCGAAGGCAAGAAAGTTCTGCTAGTAGAAGACAACGATCTAAACGCAGAGATTGCCTATGAAATTCTAAAGGGCATGGGCATCCAGGTGGACCGAGCCGAAGATGGCATCCAGTGCATCCACAAGATGAGCCAGTCCGAAGAAGGCTATTACGACTTGATCCTCATGGATATCCAGATGCCCAACCTGAATGGGTACGAAGCCACAAGAGCCATCAGAACCACCATGACAGGAAAGAAAGCCGACATTCCAATTCTTGCTATGACAGCGAATGCCTTCAAGGAAGACAGACTGGAATCTCTAAAGGCTGGCATGAATGGGCACTTGGCAAAGCCCATTAACGTAATTGAACTGACTCAGGAACTCTCAAGGATTCTTGGATAA